A single region of the Brachypodium distachyon strain Bd21 chromosome 3, Brachypodium_distachyon_v3.0, whole genome shotgun sequence genome encodes:
- the LOC100831355 gene encoding scarecrow-like protein 21, translating into MWAKASDHTYRRSDDQRMAYYNNSVPSRENGRFYVAQSHIDLHYTSSDDGSQKIRSNPQVFEPQYCTLESSSGNGVYPTQSSTSSHSISPISGSPLSQHDSHSDHIYGSPPSASCVTEVADLQVKLKELEDAILGPELDITSDSPESSLQAINPLKPDNWRQLLGIYTGDLKEVIIACGKAVAENDVFATELLISELGQLVSVSGDPMQRLGAYMLEGLVARLSSSGSKIYKSLRCKQPTGSELMSYMSLLYEICPFYKFGYMSANGAIAEAIKGENFVHIIDFQIAQGSQWVTVIQALAARPGGPPCLRITGIDDSDSIYARGGGLDIVGTRLYKVSRACGLPFEFNAIPAASHEVHLEHLDIRPGEVIVVNFAYQLHHTPDESVSMENHRDRILRMIKSLSPRVVTLVEQESNTNTAPFFPRYLETLDYYTAMFESIDAALPRDDKRRMSAEQHCVARDIVNLIACEGADRIERHEVFGKWKARFAMAGFRQYPLSSVVNNTIKTLLDSYNNYYRLEERDGVLYLGWKNRVLVVSSAWW; encoded by the coding sequence ATGTGGGCTAAGGCTTCAGACCACACATACCGGCGCTCAGATGATCAAAGAATGGCATACTACAACAATTCAGTGCCTTCACGAGAAAATGGAAGGTTCTATGTAGCGCAGAGTCATATAGATCTTCACTACACGTCTTCCGATGATGGGTCACAGAAGATTAGATCCAACCCTCAAGTATTTGAACCGCAATACTGTACCCTggaatcatcatcaggaaATGGTGTGTATCCCACCCAAAGCTCCACTTCGTCTCATAGCATCTCCCCTATAAGTGGGAGCCCCCTATCCCAGCATGATAGTCATTCAGACCACATATATGGATCGCCCCCAAGTGCTTCCTGTGTTACTGAGGTTGCGGATCTCCAGGTTAAACTAAAGGAGCTAGAGGATGCAATTCTTGGACCTGAATTAGACATAACTTCTGACAGCCCTGAGAGCTCCTTGCAAGCCATCAATCCTTTGAAACCAGATAACTGGAGACAGCTTCTTGGAATTTATACAGGGGACTTGAAGGAGGTAATCATAGCATGTGGTAAAGCTGTTGCTGAGAATGATGTATTTGCGACAGAACTACTCATATCAGAGTTAGGTCAACTGGTATCTGTCTCTGGTGATCCGATGCAACGACTGGGTGCTTATATGTTGGAAGGCCTTGTTGCCAGACTGTCTTCGTCCGGgagtaaaatatataaatcGTTGAGATGTAAACAACCTACAGGCTCTGAGCTCATGTCATACATGTCTCTTCTTTATGAGATCTGCCCATTCTACAAGTTTGGTTACATGTCAGCAAATGGTGCTATTGCTGAGGCTATCAAAGGTGAGAACTTTGTTCACATCATTGATTTCCAAATTGCACAGGGAAGCCAGTGGGTAACTGTTATACAGGCTCTTGCAGCGAGGCCTGGGGGTCCTCCGTGCCTAAGAATCACTGGTATAGATGACTCGGATTCTATTTATGCCCGAGGTGGTGGATTGGATATAGTTGGCACTAGATTGTATAAAGTTTCTCGAGCATGCGGTCTGCCCTTTGAGTTCAATGCTATTCCAGCTGCTAGCCATGAGGTCCACCTCGAGCATCTTGATATAAGACCTGGGGAGGTTATCGTTGTGAACTTTGCCTATCAGCTGCATCATACTCCTGATGAAAGTGTGAGCATGGAAAATCACCGGGATAGGATTTTGAGAATGATCAAGAGCCTCTCTCCTAGAGTGGTGACTCTAGTTGAGCAGGAGTCAAATACAAACACAGCTCCATTCTTCCCGAGATATTTAGAGACTCTCGACTACTATACTGCAATGTTTGAGTCGATAGATGCTGCTCTCCCAAGGGATGATAAAAGACGGATGAGTGCAGAGCAACACTGTGTTGCAAGGGATATTGTTAATTTAATTGCATGTGAGGGTGCTGATAGGATTGAGAGGCATGAGGTGTTTGGAAAATGGAAGGCGAGATTTGCAATGGCTGGATTTAGGCAATACCCGCTAAGTTCAGTGGTAAACAACACCATCAAAACACTTTTGGATAGTTACAACAACTACTATAGGCTTGAGGAGAGAGACGGTGTCCTTTACCTTGGATGGAAGAATAGAGTATTAGTTGTGTCTTCTGCATGGTGGTGA